One Cervus canadensis isolate Bull #8, Minnesota chromosome 13, ASM1932006v1, whole genome shotgun sequence DNA segment encodes these proteins:
- the LOC122452382 gene encoding uncharacterized protein LOC122452382 has product MNSTNHTFQDSSENITTSTSGPALPSSLHTAATAVSGSIGVVALILLLVGLLSMTLKKWRHERLFKKQMKHQTNFLHKSLELSCHADAIYSNVINLAPRKEDDFAVYANVPPFNRPRRTSPDHVEYASIVFH; this is encoded by the exons ATGAATTCGACCAACCATACGTTCCAGGACTCCAGCG AGAACATCACCACCTCAACGTCAGGCCCCGCACTACCCAGCAG CCTACACACAGCGGCCACAGCTGTTTCTGGCTCCATCGGTGTCGTGGCCCTCATCTTGCTCCTGGTGGGACTCTTGTCCATGACTCTGAAAAAATGGAGGCATGAGA GGCtatttaagaaacaaatgaaGCATCAGACCAACTTTCTCCACAAATCTTTG GAGCTTTCCTGCCATGCTGATGCCATATATTCCAACGTGATCAACCTGGCTCCCAGGAAAGAGGACGACTTTGCTGTCTATGCCAATGTGCCGCCTTTCAACCGCCCCAGGAGGACATCACCAGACCACGTGGAATACGCCTCCATTGTATTTCACTGA